From the Maioricimonas rarisocia genome, one window contains:
- a CDS encoding sugar phosphate isomerase/epimerase family protein: MQLGFVSAILPDLSLEDVLQFAAETGYDCVEVMCWPRGKAERRYAGVTHIDVTDFSESDADRIRQLCESTGVSISALGYYPNALSPDEDEAATAVDHIAKVIYAAGLLGINRATSFVGRDWTRSVDDNWPRFLDTWKPLIELADQQGVRVGIENCPMLFTADEWPGGKNLAISPAIWRRMFEDIPSLAFGLNYDPSHLIWMQMDEIAPLREFADRLVHVHAKDVRIDHERLNDVGILAHPNEYHTPKLPGLGDVDWGKYFSVLTDVGYDGPVCVEVEDRAYEGSLEARKASLRQSATFLRNFIPRHGA; this comes from the coding sequence ATGCAGCTTGGATTTGTCAGCGCAATTCTTCCCGACCTCTCGCTGGAAGACGTCCTGCAGTTCGCCGCAGAGACCGGCTACGACTGTGTGGAAGTGATGTGCTGGCCACGGGGCAAGGCGGAACGTCGTTATGCCGGCGTCACGCACATCGACGTCACCGATTTCTCGGAATCCGACGCCGATCGCATCCGCCAGCTGTGCGAGTCGACCGGCGTTTCGATCAGCGCGCTGGGTTATTATCCGAACGCCCTGTCGCCGGACGAAGACGAAGCGGCTACAGCAGTCGACCACATCGCCAAGGTGATCTACGCCGCGGGCCTGCTCGGCATCAACCGCGCCACCTCGTTTGTCGGCCGCGACTGGACTCGTTCTGTCGACGACAACTGGCCCCGATTCCTGGACACCTGGAAACCTCTGATCGAACTGGCCGACCAGCAGGGCGTCCGCGTCGGCATCGAAAACTGCCCGATGCTGTTCACGGCGGACGAGTGGCCAGGCGGCAAGAATCTCGCCATTTCACCCGCCATCTGGCGTCGCATGTTCGAGGACATCCCCAGCCTGGCATTTGGCCTGAACTACGATCCGTCCCATCTGATCTGGATGCAGATGGACGAGATCGCTCCGCTCCGCGAGTTCGCCGACCGGCTGGTTCACGTACACGCCAAGGATGTCCGCATCGATCACGAGCGACTCAATGACGTCGGCATTCTGGCCCATCCCAACGAGTACCATACTCCCAAGCTTCCCGGGCTCGGCGACGTCGACTGGGGCAAATACTTCTCGGTTCTGACGGATGTCGGTTACGACGGTCCTGTCTGCGTCGAGGTCGAAGACCGGGCGTACGAGGGCTCGCTGGAAGCCCGCAAAGCGTCGCTGAGGCAAAGCGCCACATTCCTTCGTAACTTCATTCCAAGGCACGGAGCCTGA
- a CDS encoding ROK family protein: MSELYCGVDLGGTSIKCAFGDADGKLHIERVIPTDAHQGPESVLDRIADLVNSMADEAGQPPASLGMGLPGLVDVENGIARFLPNLPTGWKNVPVTELLQKHLDCTVRILNDVRTATIGELRYGNGKDANTMAFFAIGTGVGGGIVVDRKLRLGPNGAAGELGHQTIIPDGPLCGCGNRGCLETLCGAPAIASEGIRLMRIGHAPRLHKATGGDPTKVSPKSMFEASEAGDEAVREVLLRAATYLGIGVANVMTVLHPDLVVLGGGVAMMGSFLIDRVREVVHSHVTMFPPESVRIEHSVLDEKAGVLGAVSLAAEGIPGVD, translated from the coding sequence ATGAGCGAGTTGTATTGCGGCGTCGATCTCGGCGGGACTTCGATCAAGTGCGCCTTCGGTGACGCCGACGGCAAGCTGCACATCGAACGTGTTATTCCCACCGATGCACACCAGGGGCCCGAATCGGTTCTCGACCGTATCGCCGACCTCGTCAATTCCATGGCCGACGAAGCCGGACAGCCGCCCGCTTCGCTCGGTATGGGACTGCCCGGACTGGTCGACGTCGAGAACGGCATCGCCCGTTTTCTCCCCAACCTCCCCACCGGCTGGAAGAACGTCCCCGTCACCGAGCTGCTGCAGAAGCACCTCGACTGCACCGTGCGCATTCTCAATGATGTCCGAACCGCGACCATTGGAGAGCTGCGCTACGGCAACGGCAAAGACGCCAACACCATGGCCTTTTTCGCCATCGGAACCGGCGTCGGGGGCGGCATCGTCGTCGATCGCAAGCTCCGGCTGGGCCCCAATGGCGCCGCCGGCGAACTGGGGCACCAGACCATCATCCCCGATGGCCCACTCTGTGGCTGCGGCAACCGCGGCTGCCTCGAAACGCTCTGCGGAGCCCCGGCCATCGCCTCTGAAGGCATCCGCCTGATGCGGATCGGACACGCCCCCCGTCTCCATAAAGCGACCGGCGGCGACCCGACGAAGGTCTCCCCCAAATCGATGTTTGAAGCCTCCGAAGCGGGCGACGAAGCGGTTCGTGAAGTCCTGTTGCGGGCTGCGACGTACCTGGGCATCGGCGTCGCCAATGTCATGACCGTACTGCATCCCGATCTCGTCGTTCTCGGGGGCGGCGTCGCCATGATGGGCTCATTCCTCATCGACCGTGTCCGAGAGGTCGTCCACAGCCACGTCACCATGTTCCCCCCCGAATCCGTCCGCATCGAACATTCGGTGCTCGACGAGAAGGCCGGCGTGCTTGGTGCCGTCTCGCTTGCGGCTGAAGGAATCCCCGGTGTCGACTGA
- the deoC gene encoding deoxyribose-phosphate aldolase has product MQFTYEDAAGMIDHSLLNPTLTTSELEAGCRLAADYQVASVCIVPYYLKRCAELLAGTGVKASTTIGFPHGGHCTGIKRAEAERALEDGGEELDMVVNISQVLSGEWDAVRDDIAAVCEVTHAAGQKLKVIFENCYLNDDQKIRLCEICSALNVDWVKTSTGYGTGGATIDDLKLMRQHSADHVQVKAAGGVRDLDKLLEVRALGVTRVGASRTSEILDEARTRLGMDRIDSTSTGSQSTGY; this is encoded by the coding sequence ATGCAGTTCACCTACGAAGACGCTGCAGGAATGATCGACCATTCACTGCTGAACCCCACGCTCACGACAAGCGAACTCGAAGCAGGCTGCCGGCTCGCGGCCGATTACCAGGTCGCCAGTGTCTGCATCGTGCCGTACTACCTCAAACGATGTGCCGAGCTGCTTGCAGGAACCGGTGTGAAAGCCAGCACGACCATCGGCTTCCCGCACGGGGGACACTGCACCGGCATCAAGCGGGCTGAAGCAGAACGGGCGCTCGAGGACGGCGGTGAAGAACTCGATATGGTGGTGAACATCAGCCAGGTTCTCTCCGGCGAGTGGGACGCCGTCCGGGACGATATCGCCGCGGTCTGCGAAGTGACGCATGCTGCCGGGCAGAAGCTCAAGGTTATCTTCGAGAACTGCTATCTCAACGATGACCAGAAGATCCGCCTCTGCGAGATCTGCAGCGCCCTGAACGTCGACTGGGTCAAGACGTCGACCGGCTACGGCACCGGGGGGGCCACGATCGATGACCTCAAGCTGATGCGGCAGCACTCCGCCGATCACGTTCAGGTGAAGGCAGCCGGCGGCGTCCGCGATCTCGACAAACTGCTCGAAGTGCGGGCTCTGGGCGTCACGCGCGTCGGAGCCAGCCGGACCAGCGAGATCCTCGACGAAGCCCGCACGCGGCTCGGAATGGATCGCATCGATTCGACCTCCACCGGCTCCCAGTCGACCGGCTACTGA
- a CDS encoding CinA family nicotinamide mononucleotide deamidase-related protein produces the protein MIAEIIAIGSELTSGQKLDTNSQWLSLQLADLGIPVHFHTTVADDLDANIAVLQAATQRADLVLLTGGLGPTLDDLTRQALAGMAGVDLVLDKASLSFIENFFAGRGRDMPERNRIQAMFPAGSEPLPNPVGTAPGIWMEVPGGVSGKVCRVAAFPGVPSEMHRMFTEQVRPRLPGGARIIRRARINCFGVGESRAEGLLGDLTARGRDPEIGITAHEATITMRIIAHGSTEQECREKISTADRAVRERLGHYVFGVEDEELEHVLIRALRDRRETLSTAESGSGGRIAHCLTGVDDFEDAYLGGLVVPTDRAREAMLGPLPANVAEEVSEPMAHWMATACRERFGTDYALAVTQYPFMEDGQSMRDAPSAFLALATQSETIVRPISLAGNPAILRSRVAKSAMDLLRLHLRKLTPSS, from the coding sequence ATGATCGCCGAAATTATCGCAATCGGCAGCGAGCTGACCTCGGGCCAGAAACTGGACACCAACAGCCAGTGGCTCAGTCTGCAACTCGCCGATCTGGGAATCCCGGTCCACTTTCACACGACCGTCGCCGACGACCTCGACGCGAACATCGCCGTCCTCCAAGCCGCGACGCAGCGGGCCGACCTGGTGCTGCTGACCGGCGGACTGGGACCGACCCTCGACGATCTCACCCGACAGGCGCTCGCCGGAATGGCGGGCGTCGATCTCGTACTCGATAAAGCGTCGCTGTCCTTCATCGAGAACTTCTTCGCCGGCCGCGGACGCGACATGCCGGAGCGGAACCGCATTCAGGCGATGTTTCCGGCCGGCAGCGAACCGTTGCCCAATCCCGTTGGAACAGCACCGGGTATCTGGATGGAAGTTCCCGGCGGCGTCTCGGGCAAGGTCTGTCGCGTGGCCGCCTTCCCCGGCGTCCCCAGCGAAATGCACCGCATGTTCACCGAGCAGGTCCGCCCCCGCCTGCCCGGCGGGGCCCGCATCATCCGCAGGGCACGAATCAACTGTTTCGGCGTCGGCGAGTCCCGGGCCGAGGGGCTTCTTGGAGACCTGACCGCCCGCGGCCGCGATCCGGAAATCGGGATCACTGCGCACGAAGCGACGATCACGATGCGGATCATCGCGCACGGCAGCACCGAACAGGAATGCCGCGAAAAGATCTCCACCGCCGATCGGGCCGTCCGCGAGCGACTCGGGCACTACGTCTTCGGCGTCGAAGATGAGGAACTCGAGCACGTCCTGATCCGTGCGCTGCGGGATCGGCGTGAGACCCTGTCGACGGCCGAATCGGGAAGCGGCGGCCGCATCGCCCACTGCCTCACCGGCGTCGACGACTTCGAAGATGCCTACCTCGGCGGCCTGGTCGTTCCGACCGACCGCGCGCGGGAAGCGATGCTCGGCCCGCTGCCGGCGAACGTCGCCGAAGAAGTCAGCGAACCGATGGCCCACTGGATGGCGACCGCTTGCCGCGAACGGTTCGGCACCGATTACGCCCTGGCGGTCACACAGTACCCGTTCATGGAAGACGGCCAGTCGATGCGCGACGCACCCTCCGCGTTTCTGGCACTTGCCACGCAGTCGGAGACGATCGTGCGACCGATCAGTCTGGCAGGCAATCCGGCGATTCTCCGCAGCCGGGTCGCCAAGTCCGCGATGGACCTGCTCAGGCTGCATCTGCGCAAGCTGACGCCATCATCCTGA
- a CDS encoding PH domain-containing protein — protein sequence MATAVKPQAISGVSAGVENTIETVYPSVSATGLGRLFGRLYNSIPLKINGIKLSQILFCLPTAPIPMLFLYLPMKVGGNRYLLTNRSIQIWSALGGRMVQQLPLTEIAEIQIHVQSGQEFFNSGDLVLINKGGDAAMQLDGVPYPHRFRQIILDARNARVQSDESLAVIQARG from the coding sequence ATGGCGACCGCCGTCAAGCCGCAGGCCATTTCAGGCGTCAGTGCCGGTGTCGAGAATACGATCGAAACCGTCTACCCGTCGGTCTCTGCGACGGGACTGGGACGACTGTTCGGTCGGCTGTACAACTCGATTCCGCTGAAGATCAACGGCATCAAGCTGTCGCAGATTCTGTTCTGCCTGCCGACCGCACCCATCCCGATGCTCTTTCTCTATCTGCCGATGAAGGTTGGCGGGAATCGCTACTTGCTGACGAACCGGTCGATTCAGATCTGGTCGGCCCTGGGGGGCAGGATGGTCCAGCAGTTGCCGCTGACCGAGATTGCCGAGATCCAGATCCACGTCCAGTCTGGGCAGGAGTTCTTCAATTCGGGTGATCTCGTGTTGATCAACAAGGGTGGGGACGCGGCAATGCAGCTGGATGGCGTGCCGTATCCGCACCGGTTCCGGCAGATCATTCTCGACGCCCGCAATGCCCGTGTGCAGTCAGACGAATCGCTGGCGGTGATTCAGGCTCGCGGCTGA